One window of Bacillota bacterium genomic DNA carries:
- a CDS encoding DsrE family protein gives MGMIIQTKDPEKAWNAFRFGEKALKDGHEVRTFLLGEGVECEEITHEKFKVREQMLAFLDAGGQILACGSCLKLRQKNPDELCPLSTMQDLVNLVVWSDRVVTF, from the coding sequence ATCGGCATGATCATTCAAACAAAGGATCCAGAAAAAGCCTGGAATGCCTTTAGATTTGGGGAGAAGGCCTTGAAAGACGGTCACGAGGTGAGAACATTCCTCCTTGGCGAGGGCGTTGAATGCGAAGAAATCACCCATGAGAAATTTAAGGTCCGTGAACAAATGCTGGCCTTTTTGGATGCCGGCGGACAGATTCTAGCCTGCGGTTCATGCCTTAAGCTCAGGCAGAAGAATCCCGACGAGCTATGTCCTCTTTCCACGATGCAGGACCTGGTTAACCTTGTGGTATGGTCTGACCGGGTTGTGACTTTTTAG
- a CDS encoding alpha/beta hydrolase yields the protein MSYIEVARGIRLFYEDWGSGPVILFLHGWTMSHKVWAYQTSELAYRFRTIALDLRGHGSSDKPFSAYSYQEYANDIQNFIRKLDLWEVTLVGWSMGAAIGIEYLRLFGDRVAKFVSVAGAVPKYVAGPDWPYGLPLDTIQAWLTGLRHQRPELAEEFSSAIFKSDTVGRMTKHWIWEIIMEASWVAATRSLMSLRDADLRDFVPKIRVPTAIFHGARDDITYLEAATWMAAHLPQARLIIFTESGHAPFIDEIDKFNREIERFILE from the coding sequence ATGTCATATATTGAGGTTGCCAGGGGTATTCGGCTTTTTTACGAAGACTGGGGTTCAGGGCCGGTTATTCTTTTCCTCCATGGCTGGACTATGAGCCACAAAGTCTGGGCCTACCAAACTTCGGAGTTGGCCTACCGCTTTCGTACAATAGCTCTGGATTTGAGGGGTCACGGAAGTTCAGATAAACCCTTCAGCGCCTATTCTTATCAGGAGTATGCCAATGACATACAAAACTTCATAAGGAAACTGGATTTATGGGAAGTCACCCTGGTGGGTTGGTCCATGGGAGCAGCTATCGGCATAGAGTATTTGAGACTCTTCGGAGACCGGGTAGCCAAGTTTGTATCTGTAGCTGGAGCTGTGCCCAAATATGTGGCTGGCCCTGATTGGCCCTATGGCTTGCCCTTGGATACTATCCAAGCCTGGTTAACTGGTCTACGTCACCAACGACCAGAATTAGCCGAAGAATTTTCTTCAGCCATATTTAAAAGTGATACCGTCGGTAGGATGACTAAGCATTGGATCTGGGAGATAATCATGGAGGCTTCCTGGGTCGCTGCTACACGCAGCTTGATGTCCCTGCGGGACGCCGACCTCCGGGACTTTGTCCCTAAAATCCGGGTTCCAACTGCAATTTTTCACGGCGCCAGGGACGATATAACCTACCTCGAGGCGGCGACATGGATGGCCGCCCACCTTCCCCAGGCCAGATTGATTATATTTACAGAAAGCGGTCATGCTCCCTTCATTGACGAGATTGATAAATTCAATAGAGAAATCGAACGGTTTATATTGGAATAG
- a CDS encoding GGDEF domain-containing protein: MIHKEAVFNAYVCENGKQVFAAGHFTRLTRVAIGLICLCLYVIPVWKELGEGGKETFKNTIWHIYFLPAILLAYYYGFKGSLANAIISTAVVLLTENEKRRLLINLGRIGFADTFLMLGLTVLASLCVGFMAEKLRRRERELWRAYEGAIRDNFTGLYNHGYFKERLRFELNRARTASQCLSLVFIDADDFKDINDTYGHPEGDRVLLLLSEAIKANLRDKDVLARYGGDEFVVILPDTDKERSRAIAERLKASIASVPFPHKRLTISVGISTFPEDADSPSDLIQAADDALRRAKKQGKDRVVAAPGRMG, from the coding sequence ATGATCCACAAAGAAGCGGTTTTTAATGCCTACGTTTGCGAGAATGGAAAACAAGTTTTCGCCGCTGGGCATTTCACAAGGCTTACACGCGTTGCAATCGGGCTTATCTGCCTTTGCCTTTATGTCATTCCTGTGTGGAAGGAGCTTGGAGAGGGCGGTAAAGAGACCTTTAAAAATACGATCTGGCATATTTACTTCCTGCCCGCGATTCTCCTGGCCTATTACTATGGGTTTAAGGGCAGCCTGGCCAACGCCATTATAAGCACGGCTGTCGTCCTCCTTACAGAGAATGAGAAGAGAAGGCTCTTGATAAACCTTGGAAGGATTGGATTTGCAGATACCTTCTTGATGCTCGGGCTCACAGTTTTAGCTTCCCTTTGCGTTGGGTTTATGGCAGAGAAGTTGAGGAGGCGAGAACGGGAGCTGTGGAGAGCCTATGAGGGAGCTATAAGGGATAACTTCACCGGGCTTTACAACCATGGATACTTCAAAGAACGGTTGAGATTTGAACTAAATCGTGCAAGGACAGCCTCTCAATGTCTATCGCTAGTCTTCATAGATGCAGACGATTTTAAAGACATAAACGACACTTACGGCCATCCTGAGGGGGATCGAGTATTGCTTCTTCTATCAGAGGCTATTAAGGCTAATCTGAGGGACAAAGATGTTCTGGCTCGTTATGGAGGAGATGAATTTGTGGTGATACTGCCCGATACGGACAAGGAAAGGTCGCGGGCCATAGCCGAGAGGCTGAAGGCTTCCATAGCGTCAGTCCCCTTCCCACACAAGCGACTCACTATATCAGTTGGAATCTCTACCTTTCCCGAGGATGCCGATAGCCCCTCCGACCTGATACAGGCGGCCGATGACGCGCTCAGGAGGGCGAAGAAGCAAGGCAAGGACAGGGTGGTAGCTGCCCCGGGTCGCATGGGGTAA
- a CDS encoding permease, which translates to MRIPEILKSLARIYKYFLSILLLDIVILVLHPATGKEIFRHTYFNFAEMLGVCPPIFLLLGLLDVWVPRETIIRYLGEHSGALGVALSIFMGAAAAGPLYGAFPVAAVMMKKGAKFSNVIIFIGAWSTLKIPMFLFEVSALGAAFALTRWIVSVTGIILMTVIIDRLVTQEEKSKIYQKHQEGYQP; encoded by the coding sequence ATGCGTATCCCGGAAATATTGAAAAGTCTTGCCAGGATCTACAAGTACTTTCTCTCGATCCTGCTTCTAGATATCGTCATCCTCGTCTTACATCCCGCGACGGGAAAGGAGATATTCAGGCATACCTATTTCAATTTCGCTGAGATGCTTGGTGTTTGCCCACCTATCTTCCTCCTTTTAGGGCTTCTGGATGTATGGGTTCCCAGAGAGACAATCATAAGGTACCTTGGCGAGCACTCGGGCGCGCTCGGCGTGGCACTCAGTATTTTCATGGGTGCCGCCGCTGCGGGCCCTCTCTATGGTGCGTTCCCAGTGGCCGCAGTTATGATGAAAAAAGGGGCGAAGTTTTCAAACGTGATTATATTCATTGGGGCCTGGTCGACTCTGAAGATACCCATGTTTCTCTTTGAGGTATCTGCCCTTGGTGCAGCCTTTGCCCTGACGCGCTGGATCGTAAGCGTAACAGGGATTATTCTCATGACAGTTATCATAGACAGGCTCGTTACGCAAGAAGAGAAATCTAAAATCTACCAGAAACATCAAGAAGGCTATCAGCCTTAG
- a CDS encoding PadR family transcriptional regulator yields MENHSCHSQLPHGCRYSGSRIERFIEPCLLLLLREKPAHGYDLMERLRDFGFDGENQDPGMVYRNLRRLEEDGMVRSEWDTTGSGPARRLYEVTPEGKELLQAWVEVIRQNIVTLKSFLERYDALDTK; encoded by the coding sequence ATGGAGAATCACTCTTGCCATAGCCAGCTACCTCACGGATGTAGGTACTCAGGCTCGAGAATTGAACGGTTCATAGAGCCATGCCTTCTCCTACTTTTGCGGGAGAAACCCGCCCATGGATACGATCTCATGGAGCGACTACGGGACTTCGGTTTCGACGGTGAGAATCAGGATCCCGGGATGGTTTATCGCAACTTACGGAGGCTTGAGGAGGATGGTATGGTGCGGTCCGAGTGGGACACTACAGGGTCAGGGCCGGCAAGGCGACTCTATGAAGTAACCCCTGAGGGGAAGGAATTGCTCCAGGCGTGGGTAGAGGTGATAAGGCAGAATATCGTCACCCTAAAATCCTTCTTAGAGCGCTATGATGCCCTGGATACAAAGTGA
- a CDS encoding permease: protein MFTQVLYIISISLLVASFVKDKNKTRAALVKGLRAFLNILPDFATVLAIVGLVLTFLSPNIVAGLIGSKTGMLGMFFTSVAGAITLIPGFVAFPLAKSLLDRGAGIMQIAVFISTLMMVGFVTAPLEIRYFGKKVTFLRNALAYLFSFIAAFIIGMVVS, encoded by the coding sequence TTGTTTACTCAGGTCCTTTACATAATCTCGATTAGCCTTCTTGTCGCATCCTTCGTTAAGGATAAGAATAAGACCCGAGCTGCCCTGGTTAAAGGCCTCCGGGCTTTCCTCAATATCCTCCCTGACTTCGCTACAGTCCTTGCTATCGTCGGGCTTGTATTGACCTTTCTCTCTCCAAACATCGTAGCAGGCCTTATCGGTAGCAAGACGGGGATGCTCGGTATGTTCTTTACATCCGTTGCTGGTGCGATTACCCTGATCCCTGGGTTTGTGGCTTTCCCACTCGCCAAGTCCCTGCTTGACAGGGGCGCGGGGATAATGCAGATCGCAGTCTTCATATCCACATTGATGATGGTGGGCTTCGTGACGGCTCCCCTTGAGATCAGGTACTTCGGGAAGAAAGTAACATTTCTTAGAAATGCCCTGGCGTACCTATTCTCCTTTATCGCAGCCTTTATCATAGGGATGGTGGTTTCATGA
- a CDS encoding winged helix-turn-helix transcriptional regulator, with amino-acid sequence MNVEDMLFELHAGVCKALASPRRIQIINLLREGEMHVDELASRMGISKGNVSQHLAILREKGIVVSRKEGLNVFYKIANPKIIQACDLMREVMLERLTETLSATQKILQIGKTERG; translated from the coding sequence ATGAACGTCGAGGATATGCTCTTTGAGCTCCATGCAGGAGTATGTAAAGCCCTGGCAAGTCCCAGACGTATACAGATCATTAACCTGCTCCGAGAAGGCGAAATGCACGTCGATGAGCTGGCCTCCAGGATGGGTATCAGCAAAGGCAACGTTTCCCAGCATCTTGCGATCTTGCGTGAGAAAGGGATTGTTGTGTCACGCAAAGAGGGGTTGAATGTCTTCTATAAAATCGCTAACCCCAAAATCATTCAGGCCTGCGATCTTATGCGGGAAGTGATGCTGGAAAGGCTTACGGAGACTCTCTCTGCTACACAAAAGATATTGCAAATTGGCAAAACTGAACGGGGGTAA
- the dinB gene encoding DNA polymerase IV, protein MRDDSANLLEWGVTAMPNMPNPERHILHVDMNAFFAAVEQHDNPALKGKPVIVCGDPEGRSVVSTASYEARPFGVKAGMPVSQATRLCPQGVFIKGRIQRYVEVSLEILKIYQSFTPLVEPFSIDEAFLDVTGCDKLHGPPIEIAGLIKARMKGKFDLTCSIGIAPNKLLAKMASDLQKPDGLVFIRREDIPEKIWPLPVRALIGVGEKTEKALNHMGIKTIGELAGYPLNLLERKFGVMGRALYGMAWGMDDSPVRPTGFPIKSLSNEYTLPRDTADQDVLKAHILRLSDEVGRRLRSAGYLGKTIGIKLRYEDFITITRSESLGNFTDSDRTISQKAWEIFIRNWQRWRKVRLVGVSISNLIERGRYQKQLSLFDDYPKEAKRAAVDRTLDRIHNRFGKDAIMRARVMFNWEGETRPNTTTRAANTRKTLNDR, encoded by the coding sequence GTGCGGGACGATTCGGCGAATCTCCTGGAATGGGGAGTGACGGCTATGCCGAACATGCCGAACCCTGAGCGTCATATTCTCCATGTTGATATGAACGCCTTCTTCGCCGCCGTCGAACAGCATGATAACCCCGCTCTCAAAGGCAAGCCTGTCATAGTGTGCGGCGACCCGGAGGGCAGGAGCGTGGTATCCACGGCGTCATACGAGGCCAGGCCTTTCGGTGTCAAAGCGGGCATGCCTGTCTCGCAGGCCACGCGTCTATGTCCTCAAGGCGTATTTATCAAAGGGCGCATCCAAAGATATGTTGAGGTATCATTGGAAATCCTGAAGATATACCAGAGCTTTACACCGCTTGTGGAGCCCTTTTCTATAGACGAGGCTTTCCTGGACGTTACAGGCTGCGATAAGTTACACGGCCCCCCCATAGAGATCGCAGGTCTCATAAAGGCCCGGATGAAGGGGAAATTCGACCTCACCTGTTCCATAGGAATCGCACCGAACAAGCTCCTTGCCAAAATGGCTTCGGATCTTCAAAAACCCGACGGGTTGGTTTTCATAAGGCGAGAAGATATCCCAGAGAAAATATGGCCTCTCCCTGTAAGGGCATTGATCGGGGTCGGGGAAAAGACTGAGAAGGCCCTCAATCACATGGGCATCAAAACCATCGGTGAGCTAGCAGGATATCCTCTGAATCTCCTGGAGCGAAAGTTTGGCGTTATGGGCCGTGCATTATATGGGATGGCCTGGGGGATGGATGATTCCCCTGTGCGTCCCACAGGTTTCCCGATCAAATCTTTATCGAATGAATACACCCTCCCCAGGGACACCGCCGACCAGGATGTTTTGAAGGCGCATATCCTGAGGCTTTCTGATGAGGTCGGAAGGAGGCTGAGGAGCGCGGGGTACCTTGGCAAGACAATCGGGATCAAGCTGCGGTACGAGGATTTCATAACCATAACGAGGTCCGAGAGTCTAGGGAATTTCACCGACTCCGATAGGACGATATCCCAGAAGGCCTGGGAGATTTTTATTCGCAACTGGCAGAGGTGGCGCAAGGTCAGGCTTGTTGGCGTCAGCATATCCAACCTGATCGAGCGGGGCCGCTATCAGAAACAGCTCTCCCTGTTTGATGATTATCCAAAGGAGGCAAAGCGGGCGGCGGTTGATAGAACTCTGGATAGGATTCACAATAGATTTGGTAAAGATGCGATTATGCGGGCCCGAGTAATGTTCAATTGGGAGGGGGAAACGAGACCAAACACCACTACCAGGGCTGCCAATACCAGGAAGACGCTAAATGACCGGTAA
- a CDS encoding HD-GYP domain-containing protein — translation MLASLISLPFGLGIAGISAVARFVANPLLARTFDVPSDIKSAEHIFTLLLAWGIYSFVALIIHELIEMRRMALQRAEQLEDTFLGTVIALSKALDARDHYTAEHSRKVAEYSRSIAETMGLRASEQKAIYLAGLLHDVGKIGIPGAYLHKPGKLSDEEWAEIRKHPLLGYEILQDIPGLGDIARMILHHHERFDGRGYPHRIDDGDIPLGARILCVADSFDAMTSERIYRPAIPKEAAIVELKRCSGTQFDPQVVETFCHYLERLTSKAVFCSNKVAEPLAAGSLGR, via the coding sequence ATGCTTGCAAGCCTCATCTCGCTGCCATTTGGGCTCGGGATCGCAGGTATAAGTGCGGTAGCGCGGTTTGTGGCAAATCCACTCTTGGCTCGCACCTTTGACGTTCCATCGGACATCAAGAGCGCCGAACACATTTTCACTTTGCTGCTCGCCTGGGGCATCTATTCATTTGTGGCGCTTATCATACACGAACTTATAGAGATGAGAAGAATGGCCCTTCAACGGGCAGAGCAATTGGAGGATACGTTTTTGGGGACCGTCATCGCCCTGAGTAAAGCCCTCGATGCCCGCGACCACTATACCGCGGAGCACTCGAGAAAAGTGGCTGAATACTCAAGGTCCATCGCGGAGACAATGGGGCTTCGCGCTTCTGAGCAAAAGGCTATTTACCTCGCAGGACTGCTTCATGATGTGGGGAAGATCGGGATCCCCGGGGCGTATCTTCACAAGCCCGGTAAGCTCTCAGATGAAGAGTGGGCGGAGATACGAAAACATCCACTCCTGGGTTATGAGATCCTCCAGGACATCCCCGGGCTTGGCGATATTGCCCGCATGATATTGCACCATCACGAGCGGTTCGACGGCCGGGGCTATCCCCACAGAATAGACGATGGAGACATACCGTTGGGCGCGAGGATCCTTTGCGTAGCTGATAGCTTTGATGCCATGACCTCGGAGCGGATTTACAGGCCGGCTATACCGAAAGAGGCGGCTATCGTGGAGCTTAAGAGATGCTCCGGCACCCAGTTCGATCCACAGGTTGTAGAGACATTTTGCCATTACCTGGAAAGGCTAACCTCAAAAGCTGTTTTTTGTTCAAATAAGGTCGCTGAACCTTTAGCGGCGGGTTCTCTTGGGAGGTAG